One Longimicrobium terrae DNA segment encodes these proteins:
- the clpB gene encoding ATP-dependent chaperone ClpB, with product MINFERLTVKSAEAIQEASNQARKAGNPTIEDLHLVSALLEQEEGIVVPILQKVGVNTTRLRTEVDAARARLPKQSGGSNPTISRELNEALDRAEEEARTLKDEYVSTEHLLLGLAEKGFSTRDMLRAQGAGIDALRQALEQVRGSHRVTDQNPEDKYQALQRFSTDLTERARRGKLDPVIGRDEEIRRVVQVLSRRTKNNPVLIGEPGVGKTAIAEGLAQRIVNGDVPEGLRDKTLVSLDIGSMLAGAKYRGEFEERLKSVLKELSDSADKFIVFIDELHTIVGAGKTEGSPDAGNMLKPALARGELRLVGATTLDEYRQYIEKDAALERRFQPVFVGEPSVEDTIAILRGLKERYEVHHGVRITDPAIVAAATLSNRYIGDRFLPDKAVDLIDEAASRLRIEIDSLPQEIDEVERRIMQLEIERQALSRESDPASRERLQRLEQELAGLRESSSGMKAQWQSEKSVIGDLREKKEKLDALRVELERVSRTGDLNRAAELQYGAIPQMQKELEAEEARLGEVQKTSRYLKEEVDSEDIAEVVAQWTGIPVSRMVQSDRERLARLDQHLNLRVIGQPEATQAVADAVRRSRSGMQDPNRPIGSFIFLGPTGVGKTETARALAQFLFDDEDAMVRIDMSEYMEKHAVSRLVGAPPGYVGYEEGGQLTEAVRRRPYSVILFDEIEKAHPDVFNILLQILDDGRVTDSQGRTVNFRNSVIIMTSNIGSPLILDQAARLADPATAGEVEKLVLGELRQHFRPEFLNRVDDVIVFRPLGRGELTHIVDLQLRRLEELLADRKLSLHMTDAAKAFVAEEGYDPAYGARPLKRAIQRLLQNPLALRILEGQFQDGDTVRVDRDPAGGLTFSAEGRTAAA from the coding sequence GAAGGTGGGGGTGAACACCACCCGCCTGCGCACCGAGGTGGACGCCGCCCGAGCGCGCCTTCCCAAGCAGTCCGGCGGATCCAACCCCACCATCAGCCGCGAGCTGAACGAGGCGCTGGACCGCGCGGAAGAGGAAGCGCGCACCCTCAAGGATGAGTACGTCAGCACCGAGCACCTGCTGCTGGGGCTGGCGGAAAAGGGCTTCAGCACGCGCGACATGCTGCGCGCGCAGGGCGCCGGCATCGACGCGCTGCGGCAGGCGCTGGAGCAGGTGCGCGGCTCGCACCGGGTGACGGACCAGAACCCGGAAGACAAATACCAGGCGCTGCAGCGCTTCAGCACGGACCTCACCGAGCGCGCCCGCCGCGGCAAGCTGGACCCGGTCATCGGGCGCGACGAGGAAATTCGCCGCGTGGTGCAGGTGCTCAGCCGCCGCACCAAGAACAACCCCGTGCTCATCGGCGAGCCCGGCGTGGGCAAGACGGCCATCGCCGAAGGGCTGGCGCAGCGCATCGTGAACGGCGACGTGCCCGAGGGGCTGCGCGACAAGACGCTGGTGTCGCTGGACATCGGATCGATGCTGGCCGGCGCCAAGTACCGCGGCGAATTCGAGGAGCGGCTGAAGTCCGTGCTCAAGGAGCTGTCGGACTCGGCGGACAAGTTCATCGTCTTCATCGACGAACTGCACACCATCGTGGGCGCGGGCAAGACGGAGGGATCGCCCGACGCCGGCAACATGCTCAAGCCGGCGCTGGCCCGCGGCGAGCTGCGCCTTGTCGGCGCGACGACGCTGGACGAATACCGGCAGTACATCGAAAAGGACGCCGCCCTGGAGCGCCGCTTTCAGCCCGTGTTCGTGGGCGAGCCCAGCGTGGAAGACACCATCGCCATCCTGCGCGGCCTCAAGGAGAGGTACGAGGTGCACCACGGCGTGCGCATCACTGATCCCGCCATCGTTGCGGCGGCCACGCTCAGCAACCGCTACATCGGCGACCGCTTTCTGCCGGACAAGGCCGTCGACCTCATCGACGAGGCCGCCAGCCGGCTGCGCATCGAGATCGACTCGCTGCCGCAGGAGATCGACGAGGTGGAGCGGCGCATCATGCAGCTGGAGATCGAGCGGCAGGCGCTTTCGCGCGAAAGCGATCCCGCCAGCCGCGAGCGCCTGCAGCGGCTGGAGCAGGAACTGGCCGGGCTGCGCGAAAGCTCGTCCGGAATGAAGGCGCAGTGGCAGTCCGAAAAGAGCGTCATCGGCGACCTGCGCGAGAAAAAGGAGAAGCTGGATGCGCTGCGGGTGGAGCTGGAGCGCGTCTCGCGCACCGGTGACCTGAACCGTGCGGCCGAGCTGCAGTACGGCGCCATCCCGCAGATGCAGAAGGAGCTGGAGGCCGAGGAGGCGCGTCTGGGCGAGGTGCAGAAGACGTCGCGCTACCTCAAGGAAGAGGTGGATTCGGAAGACATCGCTGAGGTGGTGGCGCAGTGGACCGGAATTCCGGTGAGCCGCATGGTGCAGAGCGACCGCGAGCGGCTGGCGCGGCTGGACCAGCACCTGAACCTGCGCGTCATCGGGCAGCCGGAGGCCACGCAGGCCGTGGCCGACGCGGTGCGCCGCTCGCGGTCGGGAATGCAGGACCCCAACCGGCCCATCGGCAGCTTCATCTTCCTGGGCCCCACGGGCGTGGGCAAGACGGAAACGGCGCGCGCGCTGGCGCAGTTCCTGTTCGACGACGAAGACGCCATGGTGCGCATCGACATGTCGGAGTACATGGAGAAGCACGCCGTCAGCCGGCTCGTCGGCGCGCCTCCGGGATACGTGGGCTACGAGGAGGGCGGCCAGCTGACCGAGGCCGTGCGCCGGCGCCCGTACTCCGTCATCCTGTTTGACGAGATCGAAAAGGCGCACCCGGACGTCTTCAACATCCTGCTGCAGATTCTGGATGACGGGCGGGTGACGGACAGCCAGGGGCGGACGGTGAACTTCCGCAACTCGGTCATCATCATGACCAGCAACATCGGAAGCCCGCTGATTCTGGACCAGGCCGCGCGCCTTGCCGATCCCGCCACCGCGGGTGAGGTGGAGAAGCTGGTGCTGGGCGAGTTGCGGCAGCACTTTCGCCCGGAGTTCCTGAACCGGGTGGACGACGTGATCGTCTTCCGGCCGCTGGGCCGCGGCGAGCTGACGCACATCGTGGATCTGCAGCTGCGCCGGCTGGAGGAGCTGCTGGCAGACCGCAAGCTGTCGCTGCACATGACGGATGCGGCCAAGGCGTTCGTGGCGGAAGAGGGCTACGACCCGGCGTACGGGGCGCGGCCGCTGAAGCGGGCCATCCAGCGCCTGCTGCAGAACCCGCTGGCGCTGCGCATTCTGGAGGGGCAGTTCCAGGACGGCGACACGGTGCGGGTGGACCGTGATCCCGCGGGCGGGCTTACCTTCAGCGCCGAGGGGCGGACGGCGGCGGCGTGA
- the trxA gene encoding thioredoxin, whose product MATSANIVEITDGNFQSEIANADGVSMVDFWAEWCGPCRLIGPFVEQLADEYAGQVKVGKLDVDSNQQTAAKFNVRSIPTILFFKDGQVIDQVVGAVPKQALARKLQELTAA is encoded by the coding sequence ATGGCGACCAGCGCGAACATCGTGGAGATCACCGACGGCAACTTTCAGTCGGAGATCGCGAACGCGGACGGCGTTTCGATGGTGGATTTCTGGGCGGAGTGGTGTGGCCCCTGCCGCCTGATCGGCCCCTTCGTGGAGCAGCTGGCCGATGAGTACGCCGGCCAGGTGAAGGTGGGCAAGCTGGATGTGGACAGCAACCAGCAGACGGCCGCCAAGTTCAACGTGCGCTCCATCCCCACCATCCTGTTCTTCAAGGACGGGCAGGTGATTGATCAGGTGGTGGGCGCGGTTCCCAAGCAGGCGCTCGCGCGCAAGCTGCAGGAACTGACCGCGGCCTGA
- the rsmI gene encoding 16S rRNA (cytidine(1402)-2'-O)-methyltransferase, whose protein sequence is MTSPSLHIVSTPIGNLGDISRRAVDTLRDADVVLAEDTRRTGMLLRHLEIQTRLMSAHEHNEASRATLVVEMLREGKNVALVSDAGTPLLSDPGARIVREVVAAGFPVIPIPGASALLSALVASGIEAERFTFFGFPPRKGPERTELLEEVAASPRASVLYESPNRLGRLMVDLAEAAGGERRVAVARELTKMHEEFFRGTLTEAAARYADAEVLGEIVVVVAGRTADAVAEGEVDELAADAVAKALLSQGQSPSAVAKELRRRLGISRNDAYRIAQDAAEP, encoded by the coding sequence TTGACTTCTCCTTCGCTGCACATCGTCAGCACGCCCATCGGCAACCTGGGCGACATTTCCCGCCGCGCGGTAGACACGCTGCGCGACGCGGACGTCGTCCTGGCCGAAGACACCCGGCGCACCGGAATGCTGCTGCGCCACCTGGAAATCCAGACGCGGCTGATGTCCGCGCACGAGCACAACGAGGCCTCGCGCGCCACGCTGGTCGTGGAGATGCTGCGGGAAGGAAAGAACGTGGCGCTCGTGTCGGACGCGGGCACGCCGCTGCTCTCCGATCCCGGCGCGCGTATCGTCCGCGAAGTGGTGGCGGCGGGCTTTCCCGTCATCCCCATCCCCGGCGCTTCCGCGCTGCTCTCCGCGCTGGTGGCTTCGGGGATCGAGGCGGAGCGCTTCACCTTTTTCGGCTTTCCGCCGAGGAAGGGGCCGGAGCGGACGGAACTGCTGGAAGAGGTGGCCGCCTCGCCGCGTGCCTCCGTCCTCTACGAATCGCCCAACCGGCTCGGCCGGCTGATGGTGGACCTGGCCGAGGCGGCCGGCGGTGAGCGGCGCGTGGCCGTGGCGCGCGAACTGACCAAGATGCACGAGGAGTTCTTCCGCGGCACGCTCACCGAAGCCGCCGCGCGCTACGCGGATGCGGAGGTGCTTGGGGAGATTGTCGTCGTCGTCGCCGGGCGCACGGCGGACGCGGTGGCGGAGGGCGAGGTGGACGAGCTTGCGGCCGACGCCGTCGCCAAGGCGCTGCTCTCCCAGGGCCAGTCCCCCAGCGCCGTCGCCAAGGAGCTGCGCCGCCGGCTGGGCATCTCCCGCAACGACGCCTACCGCATCGCGCAGGACGCGGCGGAGCCCTGA
- the mce gene encoding methylmalonyl-CoA epimerase, whose protein sequence is MTERALDHVGIAVHSLDESLPAFESITGHKGYGRERVDSQGVEVVFLGTGEGRLELLAPTREDSAVAKYLARRGPGMHHLCYRVPDLAAELDRYRAEGKQLIDEAPRPGAAGHLVAFIHPRSTNGVLTELLQAGH, encoded by the coding sequence ATGACCGAGCGTGCGCTGGACCACGTGGGAATCGCGGTGCACTCGCTGGACGAATCGCTCCCCGCGTTCGAATCTATCACCGGGCACAAGGGGTACGGCCGGGAGCGGGTGGATTCGCAGGGCGTGGAAGTCGTCTTCCTCGGCACCGGCGAAGGGCGGCTGGAACTGCTGGCCCCCACGCGCGAAGATTCGGCCGTCGCCAAGTACCTGGCCAGGCGCGGGCCGGGAATGCACCATCTGTGCTACCGCGTTCCGGACCTCGCCGCCGAGCTGGACCGCTACCGCGCCGAAGGCAAGCAGCTGATCGATGAAGCGCCCCGGCCGGGCGCCGCCGGCCACCTGGTCGCGTTCATCCATCCCCGCTCCACCAATGGCGTTCTGACGGAGCTTCTGCAGGCCGGCCACTGA
- a CDS encoding SIR2 family protein yields MSIKLPERLINSVRRGKCIAFVGSGLSVAAGYPTWAELVQALVDEANEMPLAQIEGLQKFSDRNDWITLAEYAQRVLGPSGIREVLREKIGRKLPPLPVHRAIAGTAYRGIITTNYDALIESAIALERGDYANVGFGPSNLDRLAQVLFEPDPFVFKMHGDVHAAGGVILASRDYDRLIVRSPHVRAFLYSVFLNYTVLFIGYSLSDPDLYLALRELTLIFENHLPKHYALVAGAGSFEIAHMMSQMNIVAISYEAGHDHAPVLEALEQLRAASPYVDPFADQIAAD; encoded by the coding sequence ATGTCCATCAAGCTTCCTGAACGACTGATCAACTCCGTCCGCCGCGGCAAGTGCATCGCGTTCGTAGGTTCCGGCCTGTCCGTGGCGGCGGGCTATCCAACGTGGGCCGAACTGGTGCAGGCGCTGGTCGACGAAGCCAACGAGATGCCCCTGGCCCAGATCGAGGGCCTGCAGAAGTTCTCCGATCGCAACGACTGGATCACGTTGGCGGAGTACGCGCAGCGGGTGCTCGGCCCCAGCGGCATCCGCGAAGTACTCCGGGAGAAAATCGGCCGCAAGCTGCCGCCGCTCCCAGTTCACCGGGCGATCGCGGGGACGGCATACCGCGGCATCATCACCACGAACTACGATGCGCTGATCGAGTCCGCGATCGCGCTCGAGCGTGGCGATTACGCCAACGTCGGATTCGGGCCGAGCAATCTCGACCGGCTGGCGCAGGTCCTGTTCGAGCCGGACCCGTTCGTCTTCAAGATGCACGGGGATGTGCATGCCGCCGGCGGCGTGATCCTGGCCAGCCGGGACTACGACCGGCTGATCGTACGCAGCCCGCACGTCCGGGCGTTCCTGTACTCCGTGTTCCTGAACTACACGGTTCTGTTCATCGGCTACAGCCTGAGCGACCCGGATCTGTACTTGGCGCTGCGCGAACTGACGCTGATTTTTGAGAATCACCTGCCCAAGCACTACGCGCTCGTCGCCGGGGCGGGATCGTTCGAAATTGCCCACATGATGTCGCAGATGAACATCGTCGCGATCTCGTACGAGGCGGGACACGATCACGCGCCCGTGCTGGAGGCGCTGGAACAGCTTCGCGCCGCCTCGCCGTACGTGGACCCGTTCGCTGATCAGATCGCGGCGGACTGA